One window of Methanogenium organophilum genomic DNA carries:
- a CDS encoding permease, with product MTDIITGALISGLDAVIEYLAAHTVTCLVPAFFIAGAIAAFVKKDAILKYFSPDAKKSVSYGIASISGIVLAVCSCTILPMFAGIMKKGSGIGPAIAFLYAGPAINILAIIYTATVLGVDIGIARAVFAVVMAIAIGLIMATLFKEHDKGARSAAAQVAGMTTGGEERPRWVNPAFFVMMVLVLVIGASPLDIVLRLAVVYLLTLAIAILLIYFYERDEVTEWGYEVWDLVKKIFPILIGGTFVVGVIAFFLPPETFQPFFGTNSIGSVFLGAVIGAILYMPTLLEVPIIGGTFGYTQGLMAGGPALALLLAGPTISLPSILVLTRIMGAKKTAAYVALVIIFSTAAGLVYGTFFG from the coding sequence ATGACAGATATTATCACCGGAGCACTCATCTCCGGACTGGACGCCGTCATCGAGTATCTTGCCGCACACACGGTAACCTGCCTGGTACCGGCATTTTTCATTGCAGGTGCAATTGCTGCATTTGTTAAAAAAGATGCCATACTGAAGTATTTTAGTCCTGACGCAAAGAAATCGGTGTCATACGGCATCGCATCGATATCAGGCATTGTGCTTGCAGTCTGTTCCTGTACGATCCTCCCGATGTTTGCAGGAATTATGAAGAAAGGTAGTGGTATCGGGCCTGCAATCGCCTTCCTCTATGCCGGCCCCGCGATCAACATCCTTGCAATCATCTACACCGCAACCGTGCTGGGGGTGGATATAGGCATCGCACGTGCAGTCTTTGCCGTTGTGATGGCCATCGCCATTGGTCTTATTATGGCAACCCTCTTCAAAGAGCACGACAAGGGAGCCCGGAGCGCCGCAGCACAGGTGGCGGGGATGACGACCGGAGGAGAAGAACGCCCCCGCTGGGTGAACCCGGCATTCTTTGTGATGATGGTCCTCGTCCTCGTCATCGGTGCCTCGCCGCTGGACATCGTGCTGCGCCTCGCAGTTGTCTACCTCCTGACACTCGCGATTGCCATACTCCTGATCTACTTCTATGAACGCGATGAAGTAACGGAATGGGGGTATGAAGTCTGGGATCTCGTAAAGAAGATCTTCCCCATCCTCATTGGAGGAACATTCGTTGTCGGAGTGATCGCCTTTTTCCTGCCTCCTGAGACGTTCCAGCCGTTCTTTGGAACAAATTCCATCGGTTCGGTCTTTTTAGGCGCAGTCATAGGTGCCATACTCTACATGCCAACTCTCCTCGAAGTGCCCATCATCGGCGGAACATTCGGCTACACCCAGGGGCTGATGGCCGGGGGACCGGCACTTGCCCTGCTCCTTGCAGGCCCAACGATCAGTCTGCCATCCATTCTCGTCCTCACGCGGATTATGGGTGCTAAGAAGACGGCGGCTTATGTTGCACTGGTCATTATCTTTTCAACGGCGGCAGGACTTGTCTACGGAACATTCTTTGGATAA
- a CDS encoding ArsR/SmtB family transcription factor, which translates to MKKSCCSEIPAEALETIGGQGGLEGLIAALPDDAAIARVRELHHACADIYRIKILEMLRIQPLCACIIREALGISKSKLSYHLKILQEAGMITGTAKGTWIVYGLTQYGEFCSSMNAKVVEGPVIGGLDD; encoded by the coding sequence ATGAAAAAATCATGCTGTAGTGAAATACCGGCTGAGGCACTTGAGACGATTGGCGGACAGGGGGGTCTCGAAGGTCTCATTGCAGCCCTTCCGGACGATGCGGCGATTGCACGGGTACGGGAACTTCATCATGCCTGTGCAGATATCTACCGGATAAAAATCCTTGAAATGCTGCGGATTCAGCCGCTGTGTGCCTGCATTATCCGAGAAGCGCTGGGAATAAGCAAGTCAAAACTCTCGTATCACCTGAAGATCCTCCAGGAAGCGGGGATGATCACCGGGACTGCGAAAGGGACATGGATCGTTTATGGACTGACGCAGTACGGTGAATTCTGCTCTTCCATGAATGCGAAGGTTGTTGAAGGTCCGGTGATTGGTGGTCTGGATGACTGA
- a CDS encoding putative zinc-binding protein, with translation MAEQPVCSCGSSCGEGGPTEGIVQRLIFPCAGVANTGQLTNCAAIQLTEEGYGKAACIALLATGAEGIVRAAKDADEVLILDGCAARCAGKIADSLGICAEQSIVVTELGIEKKGSREYTDDDIETVVSAVWEGEGREE, from the coding sequence ATGGCAGAACAACCGGTCTGCTCCTGCGGGAGCTCATGCGGTGAGGGAGGGCCCACAGAAGGAATCGTACAGCGGCTGATCTTCCCCTGTGCGGGTGTGGCAAACACCGGACAACTCACCAACTGCGCCGCAATTCAGCTCACAGAAGAGGGTTACGGTAAAGCAGCATGTATTGCTCTTCTTGCCACAGGTGCAGAAGGAATTGTCAGGGCTGCAAAAGATGCAGATGAAGTGCTCATCCTTGACGGATGCGCGGCCCGGTGTGCAGGAAAAATTGCAGATTCATTGGGAATCTGTGCGGAACAGAGCATAGTTGTGACGGAACTGGGTATTGAGAAGAAAGGGTCACGCGAATACACGGACGACGATATTGAAACCGTGGTATCCGCCGTCTGGGAAGGAGAGGGACGCGAGGAATAA
- a CDS encoding ABC transporter ATP-binding protein: protein MIEFENVSVELGDFRLNDLSLRVEKGDYYFVIGPSGAGKTIILEAIAGLHHPDSGRVLIDGKDVSGIPPEKRNIALVYQDYSLFPHMSVCDNIAFGLKLQKLSKAEIETRVSAVLNRFGIGHLKDRAPYTMSGGEQQRVALARALVTDPDVLLLDEPLSAMDQVNRDKFVADLRAIHRESGLTIVHVTHSREEALSLATRVAVIIDGTLEQEGGRDEVFRKPPNRKVGRFVGIENVFGGTVAGSGAGGSVITVEGCSIRTGDVVPEDASVCVFIRAADVSVRRAGMKADDEYNCFPAIIEEVTPRESFFLLRVSFGITLFALATEQEIKEKGIVPGGAVSVSFLPEAVHVTLEEGCSSLSPE, encoded by the coding sequence ATGATAGAGTTTGAAAATGTCTCGGTGGAGCTGGGGGATTTCCGGCTGAATGACCTGAGTCTCAGGGTTGAAAAAGGAGATTATTACTTTGTCATTGGCCCGTCTGGTGCGGGAAAGACCATTATCCTTGAGGCGATAGCGGGTCTTCACCACCCGGATTCCGGGCGCGTGCTCATCGACGGCAAGGATGTGAGCGGGATTCCGCCGGAGAAGAGAAATATTGCACTGGTCTATCAGGACTACTCGCTCTTTCCCCACATGTCAGTCTGTGACAATATCGCATTTGGGCTGAAGCTGCAGAAACTGTCAAAAGCAGAGATTGAGACGCGCGTGAGTGCTGTTCTCAACCGGTTTGGGATTGGCCATCTCAAAGACCGTGCTCCCTATACCATGAGCGGGGGAGAACAGCAGCGGGTGGCGCTCGCACGGGCTCTTGTGACAGACCCTGATGTCCTGCTCCTTGATGAACCGCTCTCTGCGATGGATCAGGTGAACCGGGACAAGTTTGTTGCAGACCTACGGGCCATCCATCGGGAAAGCGGGCTTACGATTGTGCATGTCACTCATTCCCGCGAGGAGGCACTTTCTCTTGCCACCCGTGTAGCAGTTATCATTGACGGTACACTGGAGCAGGAGGGAGGTCGTGATGAGGTATTCAGAAAGCCCCCGAACCGGAAGGTCGGCAGGTTCGTGGGGATCGAGAATGTCTTTGGGGGTACCGTGGCAGGCAGCGGTGCCGGAGGTTCGGTCATAACGGTTGAGGGGTGCAGTATCCGGACAGGTGATGTCGTGCCGGAAGATGCTTCTGTCTGTGTCTTTATCCGCGCAGCCGATGTCTCCGTGCGGCGTGCCGGGATGAAAGCAGATGACGAATACAACTGTTTTCCGGCAATAATTGAGGAGGTCACTCCACGGGAATCGTTTTTCCTGTTGCGGGTTTCCTTCGGAATCACTCTCTTTGCGCTCGCAACCGAGCAGGAGATCAAAGAGAAGGGTATTGTGCCGGGCGGAGCGGTGTCTGTTTCGTTTCTTCCTGAAGCGGTGCATGTTACGCTGGAAGAGGGGTGCTCTTCTCTTTCTCCTGAATAG
- a CDS encoding putative zinc-binding protein, translating into MTDDESPVVLVTCSGISNTGKCTTRAAVQLRQRNPDLIDYHIAASGEGSMAVLEGLDPGSLRVIVIDGCEDFCGRKKAEQCGLVPAGHVVATDCGVVKSGMDEPKFADIEALCRAVKTKMHR; encoded by the coding sequence ATGACTGATGATGAGAGCCCGGTTGTGCTTGTCACCTGTTCAGGTATTTCAAATACCGGCAAGTGCACAACCCGTGCGGCGGTGCAGCTGCGCCAGCGCAATCCCGATCTAATTGATTATCACATTGCGGCATCAGGGGAAGGGTCGATGGCGGTGCTGGAAGGGCTGGACCCTGGTTCCCTGCGGGTAATTGTCATTGACGGATGTGAAGATTTCTGCGGAAGAAAAAAAGCAGAACAGTGCGGCCTTGTGCCTGCCGGTCATGTGGTGGCAACTGACTGTGGGGTAGTAAAATCCGGTATGGATGAACCGAAATTTGCCGATATAGAGGCGCTTTGCCGTGCCGTTAAAACAAAGATGCACCGCTAA
- a CDS encoding thioredoxin family protein: MTIEVLGTGCMKCKRLLKNVEKAVEETKTEAEIIKIEDINEIMDRGVMLTPGLIINGELIVSGRVADVKEISGYLLE; the protein is encoded by the coding sequence ATAACAATTGAAGTGTTGGGAACCGGATGCATGAAATGCAAACGCCTCCTGAAAAATGTTGAAAAAGCAGTGGAAGAAACAAAAACTGAGGCAGAGATCATCAAAATAGAGGATATAAACGAGATCATGGACCGTGGTGTGATGCTCACACCAGGGCTGATAATCAATGGTGAACTCATTGTTTCCGGCCGTGTGGCAGACGTGAAGGAAATTTCCGGTTATCTTCTGGAGTGA